The following proteins are encoded in a genomic region of Mycolicibacterium rutilum:
- a CDS encoding ABC transporter substrate-binding protein encodes MRPRRLGAAAMAALTTASMLTACGSSGGGIVINYYTPANEAQTFTAVAERCNDELGGRFRIQQVSLPKGADDQRLQLARRLTGNDRTLDVMALDVVWTAEFAEAGWALPLSDDPAGQAEADATSNTLPGPLETAKWQDQLYASPITTNTQLLWYRADLMPEPPATWDDMVAEATRLHAAGGPSWIAVQGKQYEGLVVWFNTLLESAGGQVLSEDGETVTLTDTPEHRAATVKALQIIKSVATAPGADPSVTQTDETTARLALEQGKAALEVNWPYVLPSLLENAVKGGVSFLPLNEDPALADSIGDAGTFSPTDEQFEAAFDASKKVFGFANYPGVQPDEPAKVTLGGLNLAVAKTTQHKAEAFEAIRCLRNVENQRYTSVEGGLPAVRASLYDDPAFQQKYPQYEIIREQLTNAAVRPATPVYQAVSTRISATLAPITDIDPERTADELTEQVQKAIEGKGLIP; translated from the coding sequence CGGCGTCAATGCTGACGGCGTGCGGGTCGAGCGGCGGCGGAATCGTGATCAACTACTACACGCCGGCAAACGAGGCGCAGACCTTCACCGCCGTCGCCGAGCGGTGCAATGACGAGCTCGGCGGCCGGTTCCGGATCCAGCAGGTCAGCCTGCCCAAGGGCGCCGACGACCAGCGCCTGCAATTGGCCAGGCGGCTGACCGGGAACGACCGAACGCTCGACGTGATGGCGCTCGACGTCGTCTGGACCGCCGAGTTCGCCGAAGCCGGTTGGGCGTTGCCGCTGTCGGACGATCCGGCCGGGCAGGCCGAAGCCGACGCCACGTCGAACACGCTGCCGGGCCCGCTGGAGACCGCCAAGTGGCAGGACCAGCTCTACGCCTCACCGATCACCACCAACACCCAATTGCTGTGGTACCGCGCGGATTTGATGCCCGAACCGCCCGCGACATGGGACGACATGGTGGCCGAGGCGACCCGCCTGCACGCCGCAGGGGGGCCGAGCTGGATTGCGGTGCAAGGTAAGCAGTACGAAGGTCTGGTCGTGTGGTTCAACACGTTGCTGGAAAGCGCGGGCGGACAGGTGCTTTCCGAGGACGGCGAGACCGTCACGCTGACCGACACGCCCGAGCACCGCGCCGCCACCGTCAAGGCGCTGCAGATCATCAAATCGGTCGCCACCGCTCCCGGCGCCGACCCGTCGGTCACCCAGACCGATGAGACCACCGCCCGGCTGGCGCTCGAACAGGGCAAAGCCGCGCTCGAAGTGAACTGGCCCTACGTGCTGCCGTCGCTGCTGGAGAACGCGGTCAAGGGCGGTGTGTCGTTCCTGCCGCTCAACGAGGACCCCGCGCTGGCCGACAGCATCGGTGACGCGGGCACGTTCTCGCCCACCGACGAGCAGTTCGAGGCCGCGTTCGACGCCAGCAAGAAGGTGTTCGGCTTCGCGAACTACCCCGGTGTCCAACCCGACGAACCGGCGAAGGTGACGCTCGGCGGGCTCAACCTCGCCGTCGCCAAGACCACCCAGCACAAGGCCGAGGCGTTCGAGGCCATCCGCTGCCTGCGCAATGTGGAGAACCAGCGCTACACCTCGGTGGAGGGCGGCCTGCCCGCGGTGCGGGCCTCGCTGTACGACGACCCGGCGTTCCAGCAGAAGTACCCGCAGTACGAGATCATCCGCGAGCAGCTCACCAACGCCGCGGTGCGGCCCGCGACACCCGTCTACCAGGCGGTGTCGACGCGGATCTCGGCCACGCTGGCGCCGATCACCGACATCGACCCGGAGCGCACCGCCGACGAGCTGACCGAGCAGGTGCAGAAGGCCATCGAGGGTAAGGGGCTGATCCCGTGA
- a CDS encoding carbohydrate ABC transporter permease, whose translation MTAAVDTPAPAATASGSDDQRSERRLAYWLIAPAVVLMLAVTGYPIGYAIWLSLQRNNMAAPDDTEFVGLANYITILTDQYWWTAFFVTLAITVVSVAIEFVLGMALALVMHRTIFGKGVIRTAVLIPYGIVTVAASYSWYYAWTPSTGYLANLLPEGSAPLTEQIPSLAIVVLAEVWKTTPFMALLLLAGLALVPQDLLNAAQMDGAGAWKRLVKVILPLIKPAILVALLFRTLDAFRIFDNIYVLTGGANNTGSVSILGYDNLFKAFNVGLGSAISVLIFLCVAIIAFIFIKIFGAAAPGAAEERR comes from the coding sequence GTGACCGCCGCAGTTGACACGCCCGCCCCGGCGGCGACCGCGAGCGGCAGCGACGACCAGCGCTCCGAGCGCCGGCTGGCGTACTGGCTGATCGCGCCGGCAGTGGTGCTGATGCTGGCGGTGACCGGGTATCCCATCGGCTACGCGATCTGGCTGAGCCTGCAGCGCAACAACATGGCCGCACCCGACGACACCGAGTTCGTCGGCCTGGCCAACTACATCACCATCCTCACCGACCAGTACTGGTGGACGGCGTTCTTCGTCACGCTGGCCATCACCGTCGTCTCGGTGGCGATCGAGTTCGTGCTCGGCATGGCGCTGGCACTGGTCATGCACCGCACCATCTTCGGTAAGGGCGTGATCCGCACCGCGGTGCTGATCCCGTACGGCATCGTCACCGTCGCCGCGTCCTACAGCTGGTACTACGCGTGGACGCCGAGCACCGGTTATCTGGCCAACCTGCTGCCCGAGGGCAGCGCGCCGCTCACCGAACAGATCCCGTCGCTGGCGATCGTGGTGCTGGCCGAGGTCTGGAAGACGACGCCGTTCATGGCGCTGCTGCTGCTGGCCGGCCTGGCGCTGGTGCCGCAGGATCTGCTCAACGCCGCGCAGATGGACGGCGCCGGGGCGTGGAAGCGGCTGGTGAAAGTCATCCTGCCGCTGATCAAACCGGCGATCCTGGTGGCGTTGCTGTTCCGCACGCTCGACGCGTTCCGCATCTTCGACAACATCTACGTGCTGACCGGCGGGGCGAACAACACCGGTTCGGTGTCGATCCTCGGTTACGACAACCTGTTCAAGGCGTTCAACGTCGGGTTGGGTTCGGCGATCAGCGTGTTGATCTTCCTGTGCGTGGCGATCATCGCGTTCATCTTCATCAAGATCTTCGGTGCCGCCGCGCCCGGCGCCGCGGAGGAGAGGCGCTGA
- a CDS encoding carbohydrate ABC transporter permease: MAERAGASRATGWAVINVLVIIYALFPVLWILSLSLKPTSSVKDGRLIPAEITFDNYKAIFQGNFFTSALINSIGVGLITTVIAVVIGGMAAYAVARLDFPGKQLLIGVALLIAMFPHISLVTPIFNIERAVGLFDTWPGLIIPYITFALPLAIYTLSAFFREIPWDLEKAAKMDGATPAQAFRRVIAPLAAPGIVTAAILVFIFAWNDLLLALSLTATERAITAPVAIANFTGSSQFEEPTGSIAAGAMVITIPIIVFVLIFQRRIVAGLTSGAVKG; encoded by the coding sequence ATGGCTGAGCGGGCTGGCGCGTCACGCGCGACGGGATGGGCCGTCATCAACGTTCTGGTCATCATCTACGCGCTGTTCCCGGTGCTGTGGATCCTGTCGCTGTCGCTGAAGCCGACGTCAAGTGTCAAGGACGGCAGGCTGATTCCGGCGGAGATCACGTTCGACAACTACAAGGCGATCTTCCAGGGCAACTTCTTCACCTCGGCGCTGATTAACTCGATCGGCGTCGGGCTGATCACGACGGTCATCGCGGTGGTGATCGGCGGGATGGCGGCCTACGCGGTCGCGCGGCTGGACTTCCCCGGTAAACAACTGCTGATCGGGGTCGCGCTGCTGATCGCGATGTTCCCCCACATCTCGCTCGTCACACCGATTTTCAACATCGAGCGTGCGGTCGGACTGTTCGACACCTGGCCCGGGCTGATCATCCCCTACATCACCTTCGCGCTGCCGCTGGCGATCTACACGCTGTCGGCGTTCTTTAGGGAGATCCCGTGGGATCTGGAGAAGGCCGCCAAGATGGACGGCGCCACACCGGCGCAGGCGTTCCGCCGGGTGATCGCCCCGCTGGCCGCGCCCGGCATCGTCACCGCGGCGATCCTGGTGTTCATCTTCGCGTGGAACGACCTGCTGCTGGCGCTGTCGCTGACCGCGACCGAACGCGCGATCACTGCGCCGGTGGCGATCGCGAACTTCACCGGCAGCTCGCAGTTCGAGGAACCGACCGGGTCGATCGCCGCGGGCGCGATGGTCATCACGATCCCGATCATCGTCTTTGTACTTATTTTCCAACGACGGATCGTCGCCGGCCTGACATCCGGCGCGGTGAAGGGGTAG